Proteins from a genomic interval of Pseudophryne corroboree isolate aPseCor3 chromosome 4, aPseCor3.hap2, whole genome shotgun sequence:
- the LOC134911328 gene encoding uncharacterized protein LOC134911328 isoform X2 has translation MAHLGNRMAVPSRPHLSPQMRTGQPTSSRKHVALKRPRPDLPMPTSASPPHRCISTVSSRPPSQLLAPSPTREAESPHLADDDSMPTDQHTLQTDATFDLDLRPLQTTQPSTVPVATPPQQTSPQPIVSPSTPLAQTEEQTFWANWANHQRLNSDCLQRQNQLLASLPHFMPRISRNLSREHLETSRVATCLEQMRAENSTMMTTLQRILDEQMRQHQNYLHLLERNNSLTESLGRIIENNTASNNQLNATLTNLSHNISALHSQQASTSSGTTAPINTPVTSPIRRSSRSRPHVPGPTSEASKATRKK, from the exons TCCCATCCAGGCCACACCTTAGTCCGCAAATGCGCACAGGACAACCAACATCCAGCCGCAAACACGTGGCGTTGAAAAGACCACGGCCAGATCTCCCGATGCCCacatctgcatctccccctcacAGATGCATCTCTACTGTGTCCTCAAGGCCACCATCACAATTACTGGCACCTTCCCCAACACGGGAAGCAGAATCCCCTCATCTGGCTG atgatgacagcatgcccacggaccagcatacactgcaaactgatgccacgtttgatctggatctccgcccattacagacaacgcaacctagcacggtacctgtggccacgcctccacaacaaacaagtccgcaaccaatagtgagcccaagtacaccactggctcaaactgaagagcagacattttgggccaactgggcaaaccaccagaggctcaattcagactgtctccaaagacaaaatcagctgctggcAAGTCTGCCACATTTCATGCCACGCATAAGTCGAAATCTCAGCAGAGAACATTTGGAAACCAGTCGTGTGGCGACTTGTCTGGAGCAAATGCGGGCAGAAAACAGCACCATGATGACCACTTTACAGAGAATTCTGGATGAACAAATGAGGCAACACCAAAACTACCTGCATCTCCTTGAAAGGAACAATAGCCTTACAGAAAGTCTGGGTAGAATTATAGAGAATAACACGGCCTCCAATAACCAATTAAATGCTACACTCACTAACTTAAGCCACAACATAAGTGCTTTACACTCCCAACAAGCGAGCACTAGCTCAGGAACTACAGCTCCAATAAATACCCCAGTGACCTCCCCAATAAGGAGGTCAAGCAGATCAAGACCTCATGTCCCTGGCCCCACCTCTGAAGCCTCCAAGGCTACACGAAAAAAATAA
- the LOC134911328 gene encoding uncharacterized protein LOC134911328 isoform X1: protein MSVSQRRAARSSRTNVAQEDAAATTVPSRPHLSPQMRTGQPTSSRKHVALKRPRPDLPMPTSASPPHRCISTVSSRPPSQLLAPSPTREAESPHLADDDSMPTDQHTLQTDATFDLDLRPLQTTQPSTVPVATPPQQTSPQPIVSPSTPLAQTEEQTFWANWANHQRLNSDCLQRQNQLLASLPHFMPRISRNLSREHLETSRVATCLEQMRAENSTMMTTLQRILDEQMRQHQNYLHLLERNNSLTESLGRIIENNTASNNQLNATLTNLSHNISALHSQQASTSSGTTAPINTPVTSPIRRSSRSRPHVPGPTSEASKATRKK from the exons atgtcagtgtcacaaagaagagcagcccgtagtagcaggacaaatgttgcacaggaggatgctgctgctactacag TCCCATCCAGGCCACACCTTAGTCCGCAAATGCGCACAGGACAACCAACATCCAGCCGCAAACACGTGGCGTTGAAAAGACCACGGCCAGATCTCCCGATGCCCacatctgcatctccccctcacAGATGCATCTCTACTGTGTCCTCAAGGCCACCATCACAATTACTGGCACCTTCCCCAACACGGGAAGCAGAATCCCCTCATCTGGCTG atgatgacagcatgcccacggaccagcatacactgcaaactgatgccacgtttgatctggatctccgcccattacagacaacgcaacctagcacggtacctgtggccacgcctccacaacaaacaagtccgcaaccaatagtgagcccaagtacaccactggctcaaactgaagagcagacattttgggccaactgggcaaaccaccagaggctcaattcagactgtctccaaagacaaaatcagctgctggcAAGTCTGCCACATTTCATGCCACGCATAAGTCGAAATCTCAGCAGAGAACATTTGGAAACCAGTCGTGTGGCGACTTGTCTGGAGCAAATGCGGGCAGAAAACAGCACCATGATGACCACTTTACAGAGAATTCTGGATGAACAAATGAGGCAACACCAAAACTACCTGCATCTCCTTGAAAGGAACAATAGCCTTACAGAAAGTCTGGGTAGAATTATAGAGAATAACACGGCCTCCAATAACCAATTAAATGCTACACTCACTAACTTAAGCCACAACATAAGTGCTTTACACTCCCAACAAGCGAGCACTAGCTCAGGAACTACAGCTCCAATAAATACCCCAGTGACCTCCCCAATAAGGAGGTCAAGCAGATCAAGACCTCATGTCCCTGGCCCCACCTCTGAAGCCTCCAAGGCTACACGAAAAAAATAA